A window of Oryza glaberrima chromosome 2, OglaRS2, whole genome shotgun sequence genomic DNA:
tatcatctatCTATGGATGGATGAAATGGGATCGGGCATCTGATTCGGCGCCATTGCTTATCATCGACGCAGATCGAGCAGCTGCACAAGATCTTCAAGCTGTGCGGGTCGCCGTCGGAGGAGTACTGGGCGAAGGCGAAGCTGCCGGACGTGACGCTGTTCAAGCCGCAGCGGCCGTACCGGCGGAAGATCGCCGAGACGTTCAGGGacttctcgccgccggcgctcgaCCTCCTCGACACGCTGCTCGCCATCGAGCCGTCCGACcggggcaccgccgccgccgccctcgacaGCGACGTAAGCATGcacccccttctcctcccctccctctcctctcctcgctcgCATGGATCTTTGACACGTACTCGTGtcctctgctgctgctcagttcttcaggagcaagccgctGGCGTGCGACCCGGCGAGCTTGCCCAAGCTGCCGCCGAGCAAGGAGTACGACGCCAAGCTCCGCGGCAAGGAGGCCGCCATGAGGCAAAACGCGACGGCGGCCATCGGAGGCAAGGGCTCCATGTCCGTCAAGCCGGGGAGGAACGAGCAGtccaaggcggcggcgccggcgcaggaCGCCGTTGGAGGAGATCACCAGGTACGTAGCTCTTTCATTCCGAATTCATCGTCTTCTTCCcctccggcgtcgtcgtcgtcgtcgtcgtcaaatTTCTTTGTGGGTGCGTACGTGTGCAgaggaggcaggcggcggcggcggcgcgcgtggtGAACCCGAGGAGCGCGAGCCACCACTACAGCTCGCTGGAGGACAGCGTGCCGGGGTTCCGCATGgagccgccggtggccgcggggccgccggcggcgatgcaGAGCGGCGGGTTTGGGTCGACGTGGTACAGGAaggaccacgccgccgccggcgacccgcGCGCCACAACGTCACGCGCGGCCAGCGCCTCCGTCAGGGTGTCCAactccgtcgccggcggcgcgcagcTAACGTCGCAGCGGTCGTACGCACATTCCCGTGGCACCGACCTCCAcccgagctcgtcggcggcgaggcacgCCAACTCCCGCTACAACCGCCTCGACGTCGCCGAGCCCGCCAACGCGCTCGACCGGCCgggctccagctccacccaCCAAAAggacctctccgccgccgctccggccaccGTGAGTACCGTACCGTACCATCCACACCACCACCATTCTTACATTCTTgcctgttgctgttgctgttgcacCAGAGTAGTTTTCAAGGGGATGCTTACTTTTTTCTTTCATGTCGCttaaaaagttatcaaaaattttgaaaaaaaaaaagagtaagatatatcaatatgtgatatgtcactttATAAACATGCATGTTTAAATTTGACTCAtacaaatagaaaagaaaaacaaatttttgttttgaattgtatAAGTCAAAATtcaacttgcatgtttgtggaaagatatatcatatattgatttatcttgataaattttttttaattttttatgacttttgaAACATCATGCACAAATCGAGGGATACCTCCTCGAGCGACAAAAATCCACTTACTAATCAAATTCTTGCTAACATGGTGATGAACTCTAACGCCATTAGGGGTTCGGAGGGAGGAACAAGAGGATCCACTACTCCGGCCCGCTGGTGCCGCCGGGCGGCAACATGGAGGACACGCTCCGGGAGCACGAGCGGCAGATCCAGCAGGCGGTGCGCAAGGCGCGGGTCGACAAGGAGAGGACGAATCACAacggcaacagcagcagcagtaacaACAACAGGCAATACTACTGAGCTACTTGCTGACTACTTTGGCTGGCTCACACAAAGCTAAAGGAAGaagacgatcgatcgagctggtggccatggccatggaagGTGCAGATCATCTTCCATGGCCATCTCAGACCACGGGCCTGACTGTCTGATGAGAAGATTGCAATGCAATGCAGGGAGATGATCTTCATGGATGGAGGAGAGTAGAAAGAAGACCTGATGAGGTGAAGATCTCTGATGGAGGGTGCAGGCAGGCagacggcgacagcgacggcggcgcggaacTCGGGGTATAGATATCTGCAATTGAAGAGCTGGGGGGCTTTTCTTGATCCATGTGTATAAATAGCACACTGTTAGAGAGGGTTTTGGGAAGTCTGATGAGGAGGAACAAGCCCTGTAAAAACACGGATTGTAAAAGGCCAAATGGAAAACTGTGTATATCTTGCTGATCGAAGTGATGCAACAGACTTCAATGACCTAGTttgaaaaacaagaaaaagggATCATCCATggccgatttttttttcccataaaaTGGAACAAAATGCAGTAACATAGCGATACTATGTTCAGAAGCTTCTGAACATATGAGAAAGGATTGACAAGGAAAGGTAAGCAACCGTAGGGGAGAAAGAATTGGATTCAGCACAATACTGATGCATGACATGAACAATAAAATTCTTGTAAACTCTTTCAGACCTATCAGTTGGTAGCAATTGAGGATAACTTACTATGTACTGTTACCAaatcaatttaattttattgtgaTTCCAAGTCAAGAGCTCTGAGGAATGGATTGCAATTTCTCGCTTAATTAAAACAAATGCAATACTCACAGAGGACTGAGAAAAGGGTAATCGGTGTACCCGATAACTGGATCAGAAGTGTAGAATGTCGATCTGTCATACTTGTTCAGAGGTGCATTCAGCTCAAACCGCCTAGGCAGATCCGGGTTTGCCAAGAACCATTTACCATATGCTACCAGGTCTGTGTAACCCTGAGACACTGCTCTATTGCCTTCTTCTCTGTTGTATCCTCCAGCGACGATGAAAGTGCCAGCAAACACTTTCCTGAAGTGCCATAGCTTGTAAGGAATCTGCACCTTGCCGTCTACTTTGACCACCTCAGGCTCAACCATGCTGCAGTAGAGAACGCCCAGCTTGCTCATGGCTTGGATCATGTAGAGGCCAAGTGCATCTGGGTCTGAGTCCCAACAGTCCAGGCAGTTTGAGTATGGCGAGAGACGGACACCTACTCTGTCCGATCCGATCTCATCGATGGCTGCTTGGATTACCTCTAGAGCAAAGCGGCAACGGTTTGCGATGCTTCCTCCGTACTTGTCAGTTCTGTCGTTGACACCATCTTTCATGAACTGTTCAATTAGGTACCCAAATGCGCAGTGGATTTCAACTCCGTCAAAGCCTATAATATCATGGATGTAACAAATTAAAACTTCTAGTTGGATGGTACCGTGAAGTTCATCAAAAGGTAAATTACTGCTAGCCAAAAGCAGGATTTGGACTCCAAATTCTTGCAAGTTACAACTATGATGGTACAATGCTACAGTTTAGCCAACAAAATATTGGGAATGGTTATATGAAGATGCATAGATTATGGAAGTACCTGCTTCAATGCAATTCCTAGCAGCAATTCGgaaatcatcaacaatttggGGGATCTCATCTTCTCTTAGCCTCCTTGGGGCAGAGAATTCCTCGACAGTTCCATCTTTGAGAACTGTAGGAGTGATTTTCTTGTCTGTACAAGAAATTGGTGTTTGTCCATTGGGCTGATAATCTGCAAATGTTGCTGTCAGAGGAACCTGACAATCACGCAAAATGCAACTCATATGAAAGTTTGACTGTTTTGCTTCACATAAAAACATTACAGACCTTGATAGACTAAACTCAGAGAAAGAAGCACCATGCcgtagtttgattttttttttttttgtggaaacAGAGGGAATGGCTTCATATAAAGAAACCAGAATTCAGCCATGTCAATTTGATATGTGGTGTTTGATGATACTGTGACCTCTGTAACGATCCGATTCTAGACTTATTTGAACAGTTGACACTATTTTCACATGCAAACAACCTGATATTCTAAATATTCCAATGTCCTATCCTACAAGATGAAATGCCACAACTGCTTTTGAAAGGATTAAAGTCAAGCAGGCTCAGAAAACTTCAGTTTATTGATCCCATATGAAATTTACCATTGCAATAACCAAGTTAAGAGTGAAATTCATCAAGCAACCGCATTCATAAAAATTTCAATATATCCAAACTTGTAGGAAGATAATGATATGGATAATAATACCATTGGTAGATGCCCTCCCTACATGCCAGATTTGGCAGAAGAAAACACCACCCTTCTGATGCACTGCATCCACAACCGTCCTCCAAGCTTCCACCTGCTCCTTTGTCCATATACCCGGTGTGTTTGGATACCCTTGAGCAGTCTCCGAGACCCCGGTGGCTTCAGCAATCAGAAGGCCGCCATTTGTGGCCCTCTGCGAGTAGTACAGCTGAACATGTTCTTGAGGAAGATTATTGTAGCACCTCGATCTGGTCAGCGGCGCATGGACAACCCTAAGACCAAGaggaacacacacacacacacacacacacagaaatTTCTTGAGGTTAGCTAGCTCCAAACATCAAGATTCGCCCAGGCAGCCACCCCCCAGGCTCAGAGGCAATCCATCAAACACCTTGAGGGCACTAAACCTTAACAGCTGAAACCGCAGTGCAGTAGGCAGTAGCCAGACACTACCTTAACTATGAGGAAGAATTGTTATCTAGATAATCGATTGATCGATTAACGTCATCCAGTTCGAGGGCTGAAGAATCCTAGCAAGTAGGGAGCGATTGCTATTACAAAACCAAAGGCGATGGATGGACATATAGCAGCACATACCTGTGGGCGAGGTGGAATCTCCCCATGGTGTGAGGAGTGTGGAGGGGAATTTTCGCTTCCATGGGTAACAAACAGGGTACGGGAGCTGATTCCGGTCTTCTGCTCGAGTGGAGAAGAATCGAGAGGCGAGGGCAAGAACCGCTGACGTCATGTAGGCAGTGTGGGGAGGCTTTTTTGCGAATCATGCATTGCTGTGATTTGATTTGCACGACGAGTACACAccgaaaaataaaagaaaataatagttGCAATGTACTATAGTACTCCATTTCCCTCCATTTCGGGATAGACGTTTTGCTTTTGGtcaactactttaaatttaactaactctatatagaaaaaatataatatttacaACAGCAGCATAGTTTCgttaaattaataaatgaataaattttcataatatattagtcttgagttaaaaatattactactttgttctaccaaattaattaaacttagAAGTCAAAACATTtaataacctgaaacggagggagtactgtattACTAATTACTAAGTATATATTGCTATCCTCctttataagtcgttttgatttttttatcaaacttatttaaacttgactaaatttatagaaaaattaaacaacATCTATAACATTTTATCAAATAAAACATTGAATATAATTtgacaatatatttatttgtgttaaaaatgttgGTATATCATTTTTTCTAAATTTGACTAGACAAAATTAAAACAACTAATAATATGAAacaggagaagactttgattttttttccaaacttaaATAAGtatgattaaatttatagaaaaatataacaatattattAAAGATATATTCAATCAATGTTAGGTCTAATAAAACTTAATTTGACATTATAAAAGTGGTTATATTCCTCTATAAACCTCATTAAATTAATACAAGTttaaatctctactacttaaaaaataagaggtgcttccatcgtccgtcaaaaaaattggacaaaaaaaaccaaatttatCCGTAAAAAAACcaggcgaaaaaaaagaaaaaaaccaaactGTCCAataaaaaagggcgaaaaaacgAAAAACCAGCCTAAAAAACCAAATCTATCCGATCCAGAAAAAAccgaggaaaaaaaactaaacctgTCCGATCAAAAAAAGAggggcgaaaaaaaagaaaaaaaatcggatCTGAAACGAATCCGACTCCGGGTAAAAAGAAGgacgaaaaaaattaaaaaaaaaaagaatctgtctgattctctatctctaaaaaaaaatccaactctACGTCCGATTCCCCCttaaaaacgaaaaataaaagGCACCTCTCCTCCAGGCGGATTggagatctgtttgcaaaaacggaacctacatgTCGAgagcattatatttttatatgattttaatttttgggtatgtacttttgcatttgagtctctgtaatttttatatttacatttaagtccctataatcttgcaataaggtaTTTGAGgtcatttttattaaaaaaaataataataaaagggaGATAACAAAGGCAGGAaagtgcataaaaagaaaaagaaaagccacaaaaaaataaatgaaaaaaagagaaacaacaacaacaacaaaatgtCTGTTTCCCCTAAGTGGCCAAAAAACCATAgatccgaaaaaaaaataaaaagctggttcgtatgaattaaaaaatgcacgcgagaaaaaaaatagaatgggTGAAACAAAGTTAGAAATCAGTAtattctcttctctatctctaatctaatctaactatttaaaagagaaaatgcatgagaaaataaaaacggttcaaaaaaacgcgtgagaaaaatgtcagaaaaaagcgcaaaaaaacactctaaaaaggttttccatcttccataaaaaaataaaaaaaagtgcgagaaaagttatttccatcgtcggtaaacctttttaaaaaaaaacatgcgaggaaaaaactgCCAAAAAAACGtgtcatttctaaaaaatggtttgagaaaacctcgcaagaaaaaaacaccgtctattaaaaaacaaatcgctctgaaaaaactatcagaaaatgctaaattgatggacgcttgtGTCAGATATAATCCATCAAATTTTTGCCATCTACTACACggcttttatttcgtcatatattctcctgtattggaaaaaagaaaaaagaacaatcaATTTGAAAACAATCATCCAAACAAAACTTGtagctgttttttttcccttcattaACTTGTACAGTAATGTGATCCAGGTAAAAACATAATCATCCAAACAGAACAGAATGCAAGGAGATGATGATACTTTTTATTGTTATACTCTACTATGAttatattgaattttttttgcctCACCGTACGCTTTTGAAAGGCTTCAAAAATCGGCCGGTCATGTTGGAAACTCAAGCAAGACTAGCCATGCCAGTTTTGAAGTGTGGCCTCTGTGGTATAGACTTGTTTAAACAGTTTATCCCAATTTTCGCATGCCAACAAACATTCAATTCTGCACAATCCAATGGCCTATCCTGCAACAGTTCTGAACGATTGAAAGGCTCAGAAAACTTCAGTGAACCGGTCTGTATGAATTTTACTGATCATCATACGATAATTAGGTCATGTTTGGGGGAACTTCTAGgtgctgcagcttctcccagaatctCCAGCTCTCCTAAATAGTACAGATTGTCACCCAGATTATGAGAAtctat
This region includes:
- the LOC127763530 gene encoding probable serine/threonine-protein kinase At1g54610, which gives rise to MGSLCSKDSVAEELTPQPPPAAAAAAAPVGRLQKTESQSLKQLITLTAKEDAAVVAPVVHAVITRAESNAKAKSAAAAAVPPVVVITSLNKSYSTAGAPAHHHRLSTVDVPQVVPGGVPQGFSGEHVIAGWPSWLTSVAGEVVQGWLPRRADTFERLDKIGQGTYSNVYKARDLETGKVVALKRVRFVNMDPESVRFMAREIHVLRRLDGHPNVVRLEGIVTSRLSHSLYLVFEYMDHDLAGLAATPGLRFTEPQVKCLMAQILAGLRHCHDRGVLHRDIKGANLLIGGDGALKIADFGLATFFDAARPQPLTSRVVTLWYRPPELLLGATEYGVAVDLWSTGCILAELLAGKPILPGQTEIEQLHKIFKLCGSPSEEYWAKAKLPDVTLFKPQRPYRRKIAETFRDFSPPALDLLDTLLAIEPSDRGTAAAALDSDFFRSKPLACDPASLPKLPPSKEYDAKLRGKEAAMRQNATAAIGGKGSMSVKPGRNEQSKAAAPAQDAVGGDHQRRQAAAAARVVNPRSASHHYSSLEDSVPGFRMEPPVAAGPPAAMQSGGFGSTWYRKDHAAAGDPRATTSRAASASVRVSNSVAGGAQLTSQRSYAHSRGTDLHPSSSAARHANSRYNRLDVAEPANALDRPGSSSTHQKDLSAAAPATGFGGRNKRIHYSGPLVPPGGNMEDTLREHERQIQQAVRKARVDKERTNHNGNSSSSNNNREMIFMDGGE
- the LOC127763531 gene encoding putative 12-oxophytodienoate reductase 8 isoform X1: MIRKKASPHCLHDVSGSCPRLSILLHSSRRPESAPVPCLLPMEAKIPLHTPHTMGRFHLAHRVVHAPLTRSRCYNNLPQEHVQLYYSQRATNGGLLIAEATGVSETAQGYPNTPGIWTKEQVEAWRTVVDAVHQKGGVFFCQIWHVGRASTNDYQPNGQTPISCTDKKITPTVLKDGTVEEFSAPRRLREDEIPQIVDDFRIAARNCIEAGFDGVEIHCAFGYLIEQFMKDGVNDRTDKYGGSIANRCRFALEVIQAAIDEIGSDRVGVRLSPYSNCLDCWDSDPDALGLYMIQAMSKLGVLYCSMVEPEVVKVDGKVQIPYKLWHFRKVFAGTFIVAGGYNREEGNRAVSQGYTDLVAYGKWFLANPDLPRRFELNAPLNKYDRSTFYTSDPVIGYTDYPFLSPL
- the LOC127763531 gene encoding putative 12-oxophytodienoate reductase 8 isoform X2; translation: MVPLTATFADYQPNGQTPISCTDKKITPTVLKDGTVEEFSAPRRLREDEIPQIVDDFRIAARNCIEAGFDGVEIHCAFGYLIEQFMKDGVNDRTDKYGGSIANRCRFALEVIQAAIDEIGSDRVGVRLSPYSNCLDCWDSDPDALGLYMIQAMSKLGVLYCSMVEPEVVKVDGKVQIPYKLWHFRKVFAGTFIVAGGYNREEGNRAVSQGYTDLVAYGKWFLANPDLPRRFELNAPLNKYDRSTFYTSDPVIGYTDYPFLSPL